A section of the Rhizobium sp. Pop5 genome encodes:
- a CDS encoding Gfo/Idh/MocA family protein, producing MAIEASSEQTREPRIRLGMVGGGAGAFIGAVHRIAARIDDQYDLIAGALSSTPEKAVQSGRDLGLDPSRTYSSYREMAIREAKLKNGIEAVAIVTPNHVHYDAAKEFLRRGIHVICDKPLTSNLADAKKLKKVADESGALFVLTHNYTGYPMVRQAREMIANGELGDIRVVQAEYPQDWLTEAVEQTGQKQAAWRTDPAQSGVGGSTGDIGTHAYNLASFITGLELDSLAADLDSFVPGRRLDDNAHVMLRFKAKGSEKPAKGMLWCSQVAPGHENGLMVRVYGTKGGLEWTQKDPNYLWYTPFGEPKRLITRGGAGAGAAAGRVTRVPSGHPEGYLEAFATIYTEAAHAINARKKGKDVDKAVVYPTVDDGVKGVAFVEACVASSKKNGAWVKV from the coding sequence ATGGCAATCGAAGCATCATCCGAACAGACCCGCGAGCCGCGCATCCGGCTCGGCATGGTGGGCGGCGGCGCGGGCGCGTTCATCGGTGCGGTGCACCGTATCGCGGCGCGCATCGACGATCAGTACGACCTCATCGCCGGAGCGCTGTCGTCGACGCCAGAGAAGGCCGTCCAGTCCGGCCGTGACCTCGGTCTCGATCCGTCGCGCACCTATTCCAGCTACCGCGAGATGGCAATCCGCGAGGCGAAGCTGAAGAACGGCATCGAGGCGGTGGCGATCGTCACGCCGAACCACGTGCATTACGACGCAGCCAAGGAATTCCTGAGGCGCGGTATCCATGTCATCTGCGACAAGCCGCTGACATCGAACCTTGCCGATGCGAAGAAGCTGAAGAAGGTCGCCGACGAGAGTGGCGCGCTCTTCGTGCTGACGCATAATTACACCGGCTATCCGATGGTCCGCCAGGCACGCGAAATGATCGCGAACGGCGAGCTTGGCGATATCAGAGTGGTCCAGGCCGAATATCCGCAGGACTGGCTGACGGAAGCGGTCGAGCAGACCGGCCAGAAACAGGCCGCATGGCGCACCGACCCGGCACAGTCGGGCGTCGGCGGGTCCACAGGCGATATCGGCACGCATGCCTATAATCTTGCCTCCTTCATCACCGGGCTGGAACTCGACAGCCTGGCTGCCGATCTCGACAGCTTCGTTCCGGGCCGCCGGCTTGATGATAATGCCCACGTCATGTTGCGCTTCAAGGCCAAGGGCTCGGAGAAGCCGGCTAAGGGTATGCTCTGGTGCAGCCAGGTGGCGCCCGGCCATGAAAACGGCCTGATGGTGCGCGTCTACGGCACCAAGGGCGGGCTGGAATGGACCCAGAAGGACCCCAACTACCTCTGGTACACGCCTTTCGGCGAGCCGAAGCGACTGATCACCCGTGGCGGCGCCGGCGCCGGCGCGGCTGCCGGCCGCGTTACGCGCGTGCCATCTGGGCATCCGGAAGGTTATCTCGAGGCGTTTGCGACGATCTATACGGAAGCCGCGCATGCGATCAACGCCCGCAAGAAGGGCAAGGACGTCGACAAGGCGGTGGTCTATCCCACGGTCGATGACGGCGTAAAGGGTGTGGCCTTCGTCGAAGCCTGCGTCGCGTCTTCCAAGAAGAACGGGGCATGGGTCAAGGTCTGA